One Cyprinus carpio isolate SPL01 chromosome B25, ASM1834038v1, whole genome shotgun sequence genomic region harbors:
- the zgc:158398 gene encoding transmembrane protein 248 codes for MGKWRPVSNLRDQVSRHPPVVVFFLSLLILSITFVCTGLYSQNHDIKDPDISVDWNRVLGSIAGFKFCTHLNDTDAPLEEDSPRMVEHSDRTNISTSSAHVSLLVPLVFIGDVPDNTAISATMLGSQMGMKGAAAKASVNISLLLHTDITHSQTPAGTQSSRPLTCLHFTALTHVLPQTPSPPECPVTENEDKSASPVRAVAVEAYKHNSPHCFSLEFTPDPHLTVLLTKDEKALCRYHLLLVSVALLVICVLMSLCGAFSSHSPRSYQGNDLQKESLLCQ; via the exons ATGGGTAAGTGGAGGCCTGTGTCTAACCTGAGAGATCAGGTATCTCGACACCCTCCTGTGGTTGTGTTCTTCCTCAGTCTGCTGATCCTCTCCATAACTTTCGTCTGCACTGGACTTTACTCTCAGAATCACGACATCAAGGACCCTGACATAAGTGTA GACTGGAACCGGGTTCTGGGTTCTATCGCTGGTTTTAAGTTCTGCACACATCTGAACGACACAGATGCACCGCTGGAGGAAGACTCTCCCCGGATGGTGGAGCATTCAGATAGGACAAATATTTCCACAAGCAGCGCTCATGTTTCGTTACTGGTGCCGCTGGTGTTTATAGGGGACGTCCCAGATAACACTGCCATTAGTGCCACTATGTTGGGCAGCCAGATGGGCATGAAAG GGGCTGCAGCGAAAGCATCCGTCAATATATCTCTGCTCCTGCACACTGATATTACCCACAGTCAAACTCCTGCTGGGACGCAGAGCAGTCGACCCCTGACCTGTCTTCATTTCACAGCCCTGACCCACGTTCTCCCTCAAACGCC GTCACCTCCAGAATGCCCAGTCACAGAGAACGAAGACAAGAGCGCTTCACCTGTCAGGGCTGTTGCTGTAGAAGCATACAAGCACAATTCTCCACACTGCTTCAGTCTGGAGTTCACACCAGATCCACACCTGACAGTCCTGCTCACCAAG GATGAAAAAGCCTTGTGCAGGTATCACCTGTTGCTGGTTAGTGTTGCGCTGCTGGTTATCTGTGTCCTCATGAGTCTCTGCGGAGCTTTTTCTTCACATTCGCCACGTTCTTACCAGGGGAATGACCTTCAAAAG GAATCGCTGCTGTGCCAGTGA